A genomic region of Caulobacter vibrioides contains the following coding sequences:
- a CDS encoding acyl-CoA dehydrogenase family protein produces MDFDISPKQRAFLDRVTAFMDEHVYPAIPAYEAEMNVLGAERWKVVQVVEDLKKKAKAAGLWNFFMPPHSGQTHVDDTFQFEGVQLTNLEYSLIAEQLGKVGFASEVFNCSAPDTGNMEVLMRYGTLAQKEKWLRPLMNGEIRSAFLMTEPAVASSDATNIETRIERDGDHYVINGRKWWSSGVGDPRCKVAIVMGKTDPDNASRHAQQSQVLVPLDAPGIEIVRMLPVFGYDDAPHGHAEVILKDVRVPIEDALLLGEGRGFEIAQGRLGPGRIHHCMRTIGTAEVALEKMCQRLMSRKAFGKYVSDHSVWEERVADARIDIEMCRLLCLKAADMMDKAGNKSARLEIAMIKVAAPRLALKIIDDAIQAHGGGGVTTDFGLAKAYAGIRTLRLADGPDEVHQRTIARMEYSKYGDLMYKQKAEKEAALHVPGIR; encoded by the coding sequence ATGGACTTCGACATTTCCCCCAAGCAACGCGCGTTCCTGGATCGCGTCACGGCGTTCATGGACGAGCACGTCTATCCGGCGATCCCGGCCTATGAGGCCGAGATGAACGTCCTGGGCGCCGAGCGCTGGAAGGTCGTTCAGGTCGTCGAGGACCTGAAGAAGAAGGCCAAGGCCGCCGGCCTTTGGAACTTCTTCATGCCGCCGCACAGCGGCCAGACCCATGTGGACGACACCTTCCAGTTCGAAGGCGTGCAGCTGACCAACCTGGAATACAGCCTGATCGCCGAACAGCTGGGCAAGGTCGGCTTCGCCTCGGAAGTGTTCAACTGCTCGGCGCCCGACACCGGCAACATGGAAGTGCTGATGCGCTACGGCACGCTGGCGCAGAAGGAAAAGTGGCTGCGCCCGCTGATGAACGGCGAGATCCGTTCGGCCTTCCTGATGACCGAGCCGGCGGTGGCCTCCTCGGACGCCACCAATATCGAGACCCGCATCGAGCGTGACGGCGACCACTATGTGATCAACGGCCGCAAGTGGTGGTCCTCGGGCGTGGGCGATCCGCGCTGCAAGGTCGCCATCGTCATGGGCAAGACCGATCCCGACAACGCCAGCCGCCACGCCCAGCAGAGCCAGGTGCTGGTGCCGCTGGACGCGCCGGGCATCGAGATCGTCCGCATGCTGCCGGTGTTCGGCTATGACGACGCCCCGCACGGCCACGCCGAGGTCATCCTCAAGGACGTGCGCGTGCCGATCGAGGACGCCTTGCTGCTGGGCGAAGGCCGCGGCTTCGAGATCGCCCAGGGTCGCCTCGGCCCTGGCCGTATCCACCACTGCATGCGCACCATCGGCACGGCGGAAGTCGCGCTGGAAAAGATGTGCCAGCGCCTGATGAGCCGGAAGGCCTTCGGCAAGTACGTCTCGGACCACTCGGTGTGGGAAGAGCGCGTCGCCGACGCCCGCATCGACATCGAGATGTGCCGCCTGCTGTGCCTGAAGGCTGCCGACATGATGGACAAGGCCGGCAACAAGTCGGCCCGTCTGGAGATCGCCATGATCAAGGTCGCGGCCCCGCGCTTGGCCCTCAAGATCATCGACGACGCCATCCAGGCCCACGGCGGCGGCGGCGTGACCACCGACTTTGGCCTGGCCAAGGCCTATGCCGGCATCCGCACCCTGCGCCTGGCCGACGGCCCGGACGAGGTGCACCAGCGCACGATCGCCCGCATGGAATACAGCAAGTACGGCGACCTGATGTACAAGCAGAAGGCCGAGAAAGAAGCCGCCCTGCACGTGCCGGGGATCCGGTAG
- a CDS encoding GNAT family N-acetyltransferase translates to MLNLTADILQGRYVRLEPVTVDHRDELKAAIDCDPDSWEIMSVNGCGEGFEDFWGALQGETDRGERIGYAIRRLSDGKVVGTSSYLNIRRLHGGLEIGATFLNPDARSGPVNPESKRLMLGHAFDKAGAIRVELVTDVRNARSQAAIQKLGATKEGVLRNHKITWTGHVRDTAVFSITDYDWPAIRERLEFRLSETFA, encoded by the coding sequence ATGCTGAACCTGACCGCCGACATCCTGCAGGGCCGCTACGTGCGGCTTGAGCCCGTCACCGTCGATCATCGCGACGAACTGAAGGCCGCCATCGACTGCGATCCCGATAGCTGGGAGATCATGTCGGTCAACGGCTGCGGCGAAGGGTTCGAAGACTTCTGGGGCGCGCTGCAAGGCGAGACCGACCGGGGCGAGCGCATCGGCTATGCGATCCGCCGGCTGTCTGACGGCAAGGTCGTGGGGACCTCCAGCTATTTGAACATCCGTCGCCTGCATGGCGGACTGGAGATCGGCGCCACCTTCCTCAATCCCGACGCGCGTTCGGGTCCGGTCAATCCGGAGAGCAAGCGCTTGATGCTGGGCCACGCCTTCGACAAGGCCGGCGCCATCCGGGTGGAGCTGGTCACCGACGTGCGCAACGCGCGCAGCCAGGCGGCGATCCAGAAGCTGGGCGCCACCAAGGAAGGCGTGCTGCGCAACCACAAGATCACCTGGACGGGTCATGTCCGCGACACCGCCGTGTTCTCGATCACCGACTATGACTGGCCGGCGATCCGCGAGCGGCTGGAGTTCCGGCTCAGCGAGACCTTCGCCTGA